ATTACATAGATACAGCAGGACTTACCGGTATGTGAGAGGCAAAAGGGCGGCCCGCCGCAGGGCTATCCGGCGCCAGATCTGGCTGTGCGGGGCGATCCTTTGCTGCGCCTTTCTGATTGCGGCGGGAGCCAGGTGGCTTCCCCAGGCGGCAGAGGAGAAAGGCGGTTCTTCTGTGGGAAAAGGACAGCCCTCCGGGACCGGGGAAGAGCTGGCGGGGGAGAACCCGGATATCCGGGTTCTTCTTATGACTGACGGATATCAGAAGGAGACCCATGTCAAGGCAGTGCTCTCTGCGGAGAGTGGTCTTGTGGTGAACTGGGGAGACCGGGAGGAGGAAGTGGAGGGGAAACTTACGGTGGAGCCGGAGGATGACCGGCTTAAAGAAGGAGTGATCCGGGTGCGCGCCAGAGAGGGCAAAGTGAAGGTGGAGACCCTGCATCGGGGTTATGGGACACCTTCCTACGCAGGAGTTATTGAACTTCGCGCCGCCGGGGAAGAGCTGGTGCTGATCAATGAGCTCCCGCTGGAGACTTATCTGGAGGGCGTGGTGCCCAGCGAGATGCCGGCCTCCTATGAGCCGGAAGCCCTGAAGGCCCAGGCTGTGTGCGCCAGGAGTTTTGCCTGCCGGCAGATGGAGAGCTTTGGTTATCCGGAATACCAAGCCCATGTTAACGACAGTACAGATTACCAGGTGTACGGTAATTCCAAACCGGCGGAAAGCGCCGGGGAAGCGGTGAGAGCCACTGCCGGGGAGGCGGTGCGCTATCAGGGCAAGGTGGTGACCACTTATTATTATTCCACTTCCTGCGGCCGCACCACCAATGTGGAGGCATGGGGAACCAAACCGGGGAAGGCCAATGCCTATCTGCAGTCGGTGGAGGTGAAGGGAGAGGCGGGGGACTATGAGAAGGATCTGCCCTGGTACCGATGGGAGGCAAGGATCCCGGAGGAGGTCCTGTCCCGTCTCATCCGGGAAAATACCAAAGAAGATATCGGTACGGTGGAAGAATTAACGGTAACAAAGCGGGGACCCGGGGATGTGGCCCTTGCGATCCAGGCCGCCGGTGAAAAGGGGGCTGTCACCGTGGAGACGGAGAATAAGATCCGGCGGGCTCTTGGAGGAGAAGGCTATGAGATCAGGAAGCAGGACGGGACCACTGTTTCCAGTTCTAAGCTTCTTCCCAGCGCTTTCTTTACTGTGAAGAAGGAGAAGGACTGCTTTGTGATCCGGGGCGGCGGGTACGGTCACGGCATCGGTATGAGCCAGAACGGGGCCAATGAAATGGCAAAGCAGGGGATGGACTACCGGGAGATCCTGACTTTATTTTATCAGGGTGTGACCATTGAATAGAGAGGAAGATTGTATGGAGATCGGGAGCTGTGGTCAGAAGATCCAGTATGAGAAGAGAGAAGACGGGATCTGCGTCACCGGCTGTGGCGGGGAAGAAAGCGCTATTGTGATCCCGGAAACCATTGAGGGGATAAAGGTGACGTCTGTCGGCGCCTATGCATTTGCACAGAAGCAGGAGGTTCGGGAGATCCATCTGCCCGATGGTGTGCGGGAGATCGGAAGATATGCCTTCTATCGGTGCCGGAACCTGGAGAAGCTTGGCCTCTCAGACGGGATCCTGGAGATCGGAGGAGGCGCCCTGAACGGCTGCCGGCCCGGCCAGGTGGAGATCCATCTGCGGCGGGGCGAGGCCTCGGCCTTAAAATCCATTGTGGAGGAAGTGCGTTTTGCCATCCGGGTTACCCTTCATTATCACCGGGAGGATGGCCGGGTGGAGACGGCACAGGTACTGTTCCCGGAACATTATGAGGAGGCGGTGGAGAATACGCCGGCCAGGATCCTCTATACCAGCCATCACGGATCCGGCGGTTATTATCGCCAGTGCTTTTATGAGCGGAAGCTGGATTTTGCCAAATATGACGCAAGACTTCCCTGGGCGGTGGCGGATGAAACGCCGGAGACGGTGGCGGAGCTGGCGCTTAAGCGCCTCCGGTTCCCGGTGGGGCTTTCCGACAGGGCCAGGGAGAGTTATGAAGGATTTTTAAGAGACGAGGGAGCGGCGGCTGCAAGGTTCCTGGTAACAGAGGAAGACACAGAGGGACTAAAGTTTCTCCTGAAAAAGGAACTGCTGGACGGTCCGGCCCTGGAGGCGGGGATCCAGGCGGCCCTGGATAGCGGAAAGACAGCTTTGGTAAGCCTTCTCATGGAAGAGAGGGGGCGGCGGTTTCCCAGGAAACAGAAGACATTTGAATTATAAGAAGAAAGTGGAACAGGGATGGAAGAAAGGACAGGAGTAAGAACAGAAGAAGAGGCCATGAGCGTCATGCTGGAAGATATCGGCAGACAGATCCTTACAGTTACCCGCAGCGAGCTGTATCTGTCCATGCGATTCCTGGATGTGGCCTTAAGTAGTTTCCAGTTCGTCATGGATCCGCAAATGGAGACTATCGGGACGGACGGGCTTGCCATCTACTATGAGCCCTCCTGGCTGGGGGGACGGTACCGGGAGGACCGGACACAGGTAAACCGGGTCTATCTCCATATGGTGCTCCACGCCATTTTCCGGCATATCACCGGGAGAAAAGGGAGGGACAAGCGTTATTACGACCTGGCCTGCGACATTGCGGCGGAGTCGGTGATCGACGGGCTGCCCGACCGATGCGTGCGGGGACTCAAGTCCTTCCCCCGGCGGGAGACTTACCGGAGGCTGAAAGAGAAGATGAAAGTACTGACGGCGGAGAAGATCTGCCGGGAACTAATGGGATGGGAGTTGTCCCCGGAGGCCTTTGCCCGGCTGGAGGAAGAATTCCGGGTGGACAGCCACCTGTACTGGCCTGAGGATGATCCGGAGAAACGGCAGCAGGTGGAGAACCAGTGGCAGGACATCAGTGAGAAGACCCAGATGGATATGGAAGCCTTTTCCAGCGAGGCTTCCTCCCAGGCGGGAACCTTGGTGGACCAGCTGCGGGTGGAGAACCGGCAGCGGTATGATTACGGGAAGTTTCTGCGCAAATTTGCGGTGCTTAAGGAGGAGATGGCGGTGGATCCGGATTCTTTTGACTACGTGTTCTACAGCTACGGCCTGCGTCTCTATGGGAATCTTCCCCTTATTGAGCCCCAGGAGTGGAAAGAGGAGAAGAAGATCCAGGAATTCGCGGTGATCATCGACACTTCCATGTCCTGTTCCGGGGAGCTGGTGCGAAGATTTCTGGAGGAGACTTACACCGTTTTAAGTGAGGAGAACAGTTTCTTCCGCAAGGTGAACATCCACATCATCCAGTGCGACGAGGCGGTGCAGACGGACGTGAAGATCACCAGGGCGGAGGAACTGGTCCAATATATGGAACAGCTGGAATTAAAGGGGGAGGGAGGCACGGATTTCCGTCCGGCTTTCGCCTATGTGGACAGGCTCCGGGCGGAGCATGCCTTTGACAATCTGCGGGGCGTGCTGTATTTTACTGACGGCAAGGGCATTTTCCCGGAGAAAATGCCGCCCTATGAGACGGCCTTTGTCTTCCTGGAGGAGGACTATGAAGAGGTGGAAGTGCCGCCCTGGGCCATTAAGCTGATCCTGTCGGAAGAAGATCTTTTGGAAGAAGGAAGAGGAGGAACTTATGCATATTAAAAGAGCGAAACAGGAAATCAAAGATTCCATTGAGGCGTATCTTGCAAAGGACGCCTACGGGGAGTATGTGATCCCCTCCATCCGCCAGCGGCCCGTGCTTCTCATGGGGCCTCCGGGGATCGGCAAGACCCAGATCATGGAGCAGGTGGCCCGGGAGTGCGGCATCGGCCTTGTGTCCTACACCATCACTCACCACACCCGGCAGAGCGCCATCGGTCTGCCCTTTATCAAGGAGCGGACCTTCGGGGGACAGTCGCGGCAGGTGACGGAGTACACCATGAGCGAGATCATCGCTTCTGTCTATGAGAAGATGGAGAAGACCGGGCTCAGGGAAGGGATCCTGTTCATCGATGAGATCAACTGCGTCTCGGAGACGCTGGCGCCGGCCATGTTGCAGTTCCTTCAGTGCAAGACTTTTGGAAACCAGAAGGTGCCGGAGGGATGGATCATCGTGGCGGCGGGGAATCCGCCGGAGTACAACAAATCGGTGCGGGAGTTTGACGTGGTGACGCTGGACCGGATCAAGCGCATCGACGTGGAAGAGAACTACGAGGTGTGGAAGGAGTATGCCCTGGAGGTGGGGATCCATCCTGCCATTCTCTCTTATCTGGATCTTAAGAAGGAGCATTTCTACCGGATGGAGACCACCCCGGACGGACGGGCATTCGCCACGGCAAGAGGCTGGGAGGATCTCTCGGAGCTTCTGAAGGTCTATGAGGAGCTGGGCAAGAAGATGGACCGGGAGGTGGTCCACCAGTATATCCAGCACTGGAAGATCGCCAAGGATTTTGCCGTTTATCTGGAGCTTTATGAAAAATACCAGCGGGACTATGGCCTTAAGGATATTCTGGCCGGGCGCTGGGAAAAGGATACATTGGAGAAGCTTTCCTATGCTTCCTTTGACGAGCGGTTAAGCGTAGTGGGGATGCTCTCCGGGAAGCTGCGGGAATATTTCCGGAACTATGTGCTCCTGGACCAGTATGTGACTATGCTCTATGGGGCGCTGAAGCGTATGCAGGCTTCAGGCGGGGACCTGGAAAGCCTGTGCCGGGAAGAGAGTGGAAAGTATGAGGATCTGCGGAAGGCAGAGCAGCTGACCAGGGGACAGGATCATCTGTGGCGGCAGGTACTGGAGACTTTGGAGGGCTGGAAGTGTAAGACCGGGGCGGAACATCTTAAGGGAGAGGACGCATTTGCCCGGGTGAGGGAATGGTTCCAGAAGGAAGTGGACCATAGATCTGTGGCGGCAGAGGAGACCGAAGAGGCACTGGAGCATGCATTTTCCTTCCTGGAGAAGGCCTTCGGGGACAGCCAGGAGATGGTGGTGTTTGTGACCGATCTTAACAGCAACAGGGACAGCATCCAGTTTCTGCGGGAGAATGACTGTGCCAGCTATTACCGTTACAATAAGGGGCTTCTCTTTGATGAGCAGCAGGAGAAGATCCTGGCCCGGATGGATGAGGCGGAAGGAAAGCTTTCTTTTGGCCTGAAGGGGGAGTAGCGTCACCGGCTCATTGACGGGGAGCGGCAGGAAGAGGTATAATAAGGGGAGTGAGGGAGGAATATGAAGAGTTGGATGAAAGTGCTTTTGCTTATTCTGGCAGGGGTGCTGGCGCTGGGGGTGGGAGCCTTTGGCAGCTGGTATTTTCTGGAGAAGCAAAACGAGCAGGAAATGGAAGAGATAGAGCGGCAGGCCCGGGAGGCCATTAAGGAGGAACAGACAGTGGAGAAGGAGAAGATCCGGATCGGGGAACTGTCTTTTGCCCGGA
This window of the Massilistercora timonensis genome carries:
- a CDS encoding AAA family ATPase codes for the protein MHIKRAKQEIKDSIEAYLAKDAYGEYVIPSIRQRPVLLMGPPGIGKTQIMEQVARECGIGLVSYTITHHTRQSAIGLPFIKERTFGGQSRQVTEYTMSEIIASVYEKMEKTGLREGILFIDEINCVSETLAPAMLQFLQCKTFGNQKVPEGWIIVAAGNPPEYNKSVREFDVVTLDRIKRIDVEENYEVWKEYALEVGIHPAILSYLDLKKEHFYRMETTPDGRAFATARGWEDLSELLKVYEELGKKMDREVVHQYIQHWKIAKDFAVYLELYEKYQRDYGLKDILAGRWEKDTLEKLSYASFDERLSVVGMLSGKLREYFRNYVLLDQYVTMLYGALKRMQASGGDLESLCREESGKYEDLRKAEQLTRGQDHLWRQVLETLEGWKCKTGAEHLKGEDAFARVREWFQKEVDHRSVAAEETEEALEHAFSFLEKAFGDSQEMVVFVTDLNSNRDSIQFLRENDCASYYRYNKGLLFDEQQEKILARMDEAEGKLSFGLKGE
- a CDS encoding SpoIID/LytB domain-containing protein, with amino-acid sequence MGKKRALHRYSRTYRYVRGKRAARRRAIRRQIWLCGAILCCAFLIAAGARWLPQAAEEKGGSSVGKGQPSGTGEELAGENPDIRVLLMTDGYQKETHVKAVLSAESGLVVNWGDREEEVEGKLTVEPEDDRLKEGVIRVRAREGKVKVETLHRGYGTPSYAGVIELRAAGEELVLINELPLETYLEGVVPSEMPASYEPEALKAQAVCARSFACRQMESFGYPEYQAHVNDSTDYQVYGNSKPAESAGEAVRATAGEAVRYQGKVVTTYYYSTSCGRTTNVEAWGTKPGKANAYLQSVEVKGEAGDYEKDLPWYRWEARIPEEVLSRLIRENTKEDIGTVEELTVTKRGPGDVALAIQAAGEKGAVTVETENKIRRALGGEGYEIRKQDGTTVSSSKLLPSAFFTVKKEKDCFVIRGGGYGHGIGMSQNGANEMAKQGMDYREILTLFYQGVTIE
- a CDS encoding leucine-rich repeat domain-containing protein, with protein sequence MEIGSCGQKIQYEKREDGICVTGCGGEESAIVIPETIEGIKVTSVGAYAFAQKQEVREIHLPDGVREIGRYAFYRCRNLEKLGLSDGILEIGGGALNGCRPGQVEIHLRRGEASALKSIVEEVRFAIRVTLHYHREDGRVETAQVLFPEHYEEAVENTPARILYTSHHGSGGYYRQCFYERKLDFAKYDARLPWAVADETPETVAELALKRLRFPVGLSDRARESYEGFLRDEGAAAARFLVTEEDTEGLKFLLKKELLDGPALEAGIQAALDSGKTALVSLLMEERGRRFPRKQKTFEL
- a CDS encoding VWA-like domain-containing protein; the encoded protein is MEERTGVRTEEEAMSVMLEDIGRQILTVTRSELYLSMRFLDVALSSFQFVMDPQMETIGTDGLAIYYEPSWLGGRYREDRTQVNRVYLHMVLHAIFRHITGRKGRDKRYYDLACDIAAESVIDGLPDRCVRGLKSFPRRETYRRLKEKMKVLTAEKICRELMGWELSPEAFARLEEEFRVDSHLYWPEDDPEKRQQVENQWQDISEKTQMDMEAFSSEASSQAGTLVDQLRVENRQRYDYGKFLRKFAVLKEEMAVDPDSFDYVFYSYGLRLYGNLPLIEPQEWKEEKKIQEFAVIIDTSMSCSGELVRRFLEETYTVLSEENSFFRKVNIHIIQCDEAVQTDVKITRAEELVQYMEQLELKGEGGTDFRPAFAYVDRLRAEHAFDNLRGVLYFTDGKGIFPEKMPPYETAFVFLEEDYEEVEVPPWAIKLILSEEDLLEEGRGGTYAY